A part of Meleagris gallopavo isolate NT-WF06-2002-E0010 breed Aviagen turkey brand Nicholas breeding stock chromosome 28, Turkey_5.1, whole genome shotgun sequence genomic DNA contains:
- the KCNA10 gene encoding potassium voltage-gated channel subfamily A member 10, whose protein sequence is MMDVSSWKEMEVALVSFDNADQIVEDPCYSNDLSPASQSRKGHPSCANLLSNWRILINSDNANNETIFSRFSAEFSEHLVGERVGMEEGDQRVIINIAGLRFETRLKTLNQFPETLLGDPEKRMRYFDSMRNEYFFDRNRPSFDGILYYYQSGGKIRRPSNVPIDVFADEITFYELGDEAMDQFREDEGFIKDPETLLPTNDFHRQFWLLFEYPESSSAARGVALVSVLVIVISIIIFCMETLPEFREEREYKSTQELSKNTTDTLLAHSTFTDPFFVIETACIIWFSFELFVRFIVCPSKTEFFKNIMNIIDIVSIIPYFVTLTTELIQQSELNGQQNMSLAILRIIRLVRVFRIFKLSRHSKGLQILGQTLKASMRELGLLIFFLFIGVILFSSAIYFAEVDEPQSHFSSIPDGFWWAVVTMTTVGYGDMCPTTLGGKIVGTLCAIAGVLTIALPVPVIVSNFNYFYHRETENEEKQILPGEVERILNSVVTGNDSMESLNKTNGGYPRDKAKK, encoded by the coding sequence AGATGGAGGTGGCACTAGTCAGTTTTGACAACGCTGATCAGATCGTGGAGGATCCCTGTTATTCAAACGACCTCAGCCCTGCCAGCCAGTCGCGGAAAGGCCATCCCAGCTGCGCCAACCTCCTCTCCAACTGGAGAATCCTCATCAACAGTGACAACGCCAACAATGAGACCATTTTCTCCAGGTTCTCTGCTGAGTTCAGCGAGCACCTGGTGGGGGAGCGGGTGGGGATGGAGGAGGGGGACCAGCGAGTCATCATCAACATCGCTGGGCTGAGGTTTGAGACACGGCTCAAGACCCTCAACCAGTTCCCGGAGACCTTGCTTGGTGACCCAGAGAAGAGGATGCGTTACTTTGACTCCATGAGGAATGAATATTTCTTCGATAGGAACAGGCCCAGTTTTGATGGGATCCTGTACTATTACCAATCCGGTGGGAAAATCCGGCGTCCGTCCAACGTGCCCATTGATGTCTTTGCTGATGAAATCACCTTCTATGAGCTGGGTGACGAAGCCATGGACCAGTTCAGGGAGGATGAAGGGTTTATCAAGGACCCTGAGACCCTCTTACCAACCAATGACTTTCATAGGCAATTCTGGCTGCTCTTTGAGTACCCCGAAAGCTCCAGCGCGGCCAGAGGTGTAGCTTTGGTCTCTGTCCTGGTCATCGTCATCTCCATCATCATCTTCTGCATGGAGACCTTGCCAGAGTTCAGAGAGGAAAGGGAGTATAAGTCCACCCAGGAGCTTTCTAAGAATACGACGGACACCTTGCTGGCCCACAGCACCTTCACAGACCCTTTCTTTGTCATAGAGACTGCCTGCATCATCTGGTTCTCCTTCGAGCTGTTCGTCCGATTCATCGTTTGCCCTAGCAAGACCGAGTTCTTCAAGAACATCATGAACATTATTGACATTGTGTCCATCATCCCCTACTTCGTGACGCTCACCACTGAGCTGATCCAGCAGAGTGAACTCAACGGGCAGCAGAACATGTCCTTGGCCATCCTACGGATCATCCGCTTGGTGCGGGTCTTCCGGATCTTCAAGCTGTCCCGGCACTCCAAGGGGCTGCAGATCCTGGGGCAGACCCTCAAAGCCAGCATGCgggagctgggcttgctcatcttcttcctcttcatcggcgtcatcctcttctccagcgCCATCTATTTTGCAGAAGTGGACGAGCCACAGTCCCATTTCTCCAGCATCCCCGATGGCTTCTGGTGGGCCGTGGTCACGATGACGACCGTTGGCTATGGTGATATGTGTCCCACCACCTTGGGTGGGAAGATCGTGGGCACGCTGTGTGCTATTGCAGGAGTGCTGACCATCGCCCTGCCCGTCCCCGTCATCGTCTCAAACTTTAACTATTTCTACCACAGGGAGACAGAGAACgaagaaaagcaaattctgcccggggaggtggagAGGATACTCAACAGCGTGGTGACGGGCAACGACAGCATGGAGTCTCTCAATAAGACCAATGGGGGTTACCCTCGAGACAAGGCCAAAAAATGA